A portion of the Tenacibaculum todarodis genome contains these proteins:
- a CDS encoding DUF2911 domain-containing protein, whose translation MKKLIIVLVLITTIFSCKNKTKKTDNNEHKNHSTKSVKEKIPKKKVLSPHQSTMAMIGKAHIHIDYSSPGVRGRIIFGGLVGYDNVWQAGAHNATWIGTNKDLIINNEMLPKGKYGFFTIPSKGDWTVMINKNWDQHGKDEYDAKDDVIRFKVTPTLSDKITEHLEYKVEKTGDTEGAITLVWEKVTINFPFKLNK comes from the coding sequence ATGAAAAAATTAATAATAGTACTTGTATTAATAACAACCATCTTTAGTTGTAAAAATAAAACCAAAAAAACTGATAATAATGAACATAAAAATCATTCTACAAAATCAGTGAAAGAGAAAATACCAAAAAAGAAAGTATTAAGTCCACATCAATCTACAATGGCTATGATTGGAAAAGCTCATATTCATATCGATTATTCTTCTCCTGGTGTTAGAGGAAGAATAATTTTTGGTGGTTTAGTTGGTTATGATAATGTATGGCAAGCAGGTGCTCATAATGCTACTTGGATAGGAACAAATAAAGATTTAATAATTAATAATGAAATGCTTCCAAAAGGCAAGTATGGTTTCTTTACAATTCCATCTAAAGGAGATTGGACTGTTATGATTAACAAAAATTGGGATCAACACGGCAAAGATGAATACGATGCTAAAGATGACGTAATTAGATTTAAAGTTACCCCTACTCTTTCAGATAAAATCACTGAACATTTAGAATATAAAGTAGAAAAAACTGGAGACACAGAAGGTGCAATTACACTGGTTTGGGAAAAAGTAACAATTAATTTTCCATTTAAATTAAATAAATAA